In a single window of the Zea mays cultivar B73 chromosome 5, Zm-B73-REFERENCE-NAM-5.0, whole genome shotgun sequence genome:
- the LOC103625804 gene encoding uncharacterized protein, whose amino-acid sequence MAAVSAGARAASAAAKKVGAAEASSGRREKSSYPPGQRSGAAWTGTDAGARAAKCAVVTMAAVVVAATSCSVPAAAEEAALAASGAKWLRSRNGTKTRWRGERGEVAALCGFCSSICIRWH is encoded by the coding sequence ATGGCGGCGGTGAGCGCCGGCGCAAGGGCGGCCTCGGCGGCGGCGAAGAAGGTCGGCGCGGCGGAGGCGTCGTCCGGGAGGAGGGAGAAGTCCTCGTACCCGCCGGGGCAGCGGAGCGGCGCCGCGTGGACTGGCACGGACGCCGGTGCGAGGGCCGCGAAGTGTGCCGTGGTGACGATGGCGGCCGTGGTGGTGGCGGCGACCTCGTGCTCTGTACCGGCGGCTGCGGAGGAGGCCGCTTTGGCCGCGAGCGGGGCGAAGTGGCTGCGCTCGAGGAATGGCACGAAGACGAGGTGGAGAGGCGAGCGGGGCGAGGTGGCTGCGCTTTGTGGTTTCTGTAGTTCTATATGCATTAGGTGGCACTAG
- the LOC100279276 gene encoding Vacuolar protein sorting-associated protein 35B-like — protein sequence MAAASTSVRVLPDGGADDEERWLAEGIAGVQQNAFYMHRALDSNNLKDALKYSAQMLSELRTSRLSPHKYYELYMRAFDEMKKLEMFFREETRRGSCSVVDLYELVQHAGNVLPRLYLLCTVGSVYIKSKEAPAKDVLKDLVEMCRGIQHPLRGLFLRSYLSQISRDKLPDIGSEYEGDVENINDAVEFVLQNFIEMNKLWVRMQHQGPAREKEKRGKERNELRDLVGKNLHVLGQIDGVDLDMYKETVLPRILEQVVNCKDDLAQFYLMDCIIQVFPDEYHLQTLETLLSAFPQLQPSVDIKTVLSQLMDRLSNYAASSPELLPEFLQVEAFAKFSNAIGKVIEAQPDMPVVGAITLYVSLLTFTLRVHPDRLDYVDQVLGACVKKLSGKAKLEDSRATKQIVALLSAPLEKYSNIVTALELSNYPRVMDYLDNATTKVMAVVIIQSIMKNTTCISTSDKIEALFDLIKGLIKDMDGAQDDELDEEDFKEEQNSVARLIHMLHNDDPEEMLKILCTVQKHILQGGPKRLTFTVPSLVFSSLKLVRRLQGQDGDVTGEDVPATPKKIFQILHQTIEALSCVPSPELALRLYLQCAEAANDCDLEPVAYEFFTQAFILYEEEITDSKAQITAIHLIIGTLQRMNIFGVENRDTLTHKTTGYSAKLLKKPDQCRAVYACSHLFWTDDQDGIMDGERVLLCLKRALRIANAAQQMASATRGSSGSVTLFIEILNKYLYFFEKGIPQITNTVIQDLIELIRTEKQSDNSVADPSTEAFFSSTLRYIEFQKQKGGTIGEKYEQIKTSS from the exons ATGGCGGCAGCATCGACGTCGGTACGGGTGCTCCCCGACGGCGGTGCTGACGACGAGGAGCGCTGGCTCGCCGAGGGCATCGCCGGCGTCCAGCAAAACGCTTTCTACATGCACCGTGCCCTC GATTCCAACAACCTCAAGGACGCACTCAAGTACTCGGCGCAGATGCTATCAGAGCTGCGCACCTCGCGACTATCGCCGCACAAGTACTACGAGCTTT ACATGAGGGCGTTTGATGAGATGAAGAAGCTGGAGATGTTCTTCAGGGAGGAGACTCGCCGAGGCAGCTGCTCTGTGGTTGATCTGTACGAGCTTGTGCAGCATGCTGGGAATGTCTTACCGAGACT CTATCTCCTGTGCACGGTGGGGTCTGTGTACATCAAATCGAAAGAGGCTCCTGCTAAAGATGTTCTTAAAGATCTCGTTGAAATGTGCCGAGGCATTCAACATCCTCTTCGTGGCCTTTTTTTGAGAAGTTACCTTTCTCAAATAAGCAGAGACAAATTGCCTGATATTGGTTCTGAGTACGAAGG CGATGTGGAAAATATTAACGATGCGGTTGAATTTGTTCTTCAGAATTTCATAGAAATGAACAAACTCTGGGTCCGGATGCAGCATCAG GGGCCTGCCCGAGAAAAGGAAAAGCGTGGGAAGGAAAGAAATGAACTGCGTGATCTG GTAGGCAAAAACCTTCATGTTCTAGGCCAGATTGACGGCGTTGACCTTGATATGTACAAAGAAACTGTTCTTCCAAGGATATTAGAGCAG GTGGTTAATTGTAAGGATGACCTTGCACAATTCTACCTGATGGACTGCATAATCCAAGTCTTTCCAGACGAATACCATTTACAAACATTGGAAACGTTATTGAGCGCATTTCCCCAGCTTCAG CCAAGTGTTGATATAAAAACAGTACTCTCTCAACTTATGGACAGATTGTCTAACTATGCTGCCTCAAGTCCTGAA CTGTTGCCAGAGTTCTTGCAAGTTGAAGCTTTTGCTAAGTTCAGTAATGCTATTGGAAAG GTGATAGAAGCCCAACCTGACATGCCAGTTGTTGGAGCCATAACTCTATATGTATCACTTCTGACCTTTACTCTCCGTGTACATCCTGATCGGCTTGATTATGTTGACCAAGTGCTG GGTGCATGTGTCAAGAAACTTTCAGGCAAGGCAAAACTTGAAGATAGCAGGGCAACAAAGCAAATTGTTGCACTTCTTAGTGCTCCCCTGGAAAAATATAGCAATATTGTTACTGCATTAGAACTTTCAAACTATCCTCGGgttatggattatcttgataatgcTACAACCAAAGTGATGGCTGTGGTAATAATTCAAAGCATAATGAAAAACACAACCTGCATATCTACTTCTGACAAG ATTGAGGCACTATTCGATTTAATTAAGGGGCTGATAAAGGATATGGATGGAGCTCAAGATGATGAG CTTGATGAAGAAGACTTTAAGGAGGAACAAAACTCTGTAGCGCGTCTCATTCACATGCTGCACAATGATGATCCTGAAGAGATGCTGAAG ATCTTATGTACTGTACAGAAGCATATACTTCAGGGAGGCCCCAAGCGTCTAACTTTCACTGTGCCTTCGTTAGTATTCTCTTCTCTTAAG CTGGTCAGGCGATTACAAGGCCAAGATGGAGATGTCACTGGGGAGGATGTTCCTGCAACTCCAAAGAAAATATTCCAGATATTGCATCAG ACTATTGAAGCACTTTCTTGTGTTCCTTCTCCAGAGTTAGCTCTGAGACTATATTTGCAGTGTGCAGAG GCTGCCAATGACTGTGATTTGGAACCAGTTGCTTATGAGTTCTTTACTCAAGCGTTCATTTTATATGAAGAAGAAATCACG GATTCAAAGGCTCAGATCACTGCAATTCACCTGATAATTGGGACCCTTCAGCGGATGAATATATTTGGGGTGGAAAATAGAGACACCCTCACTCACAAGACAACAGGG TACTCAGCAAAACTTCTCAAGAAGCCTGATCAATGCCGAGCAGTATATGCGTGTTCACATCTTTTTTGGACTGATGACCAAGATGGTATAATGGATGGTGAAAG GGTTCTCCTTTGTTTGAAGCGTGCCTTGAGAATCGCAAATGCTGCTCAACAGATGGCTAGTGCTACAAGGGGGAGCAGTGGATCTGTAACCCTATTTATTGAAATTTTGAACAA GTACTTGTACTTCTTTGAGAAAGGAATTCCACAAATCACAAACACTGTGATTCAAGATTTGATTGAATTGATTAGAACGGAGAAGCAAAGTGATAACtctgtagctgatccatctacagAGGCATTCTTTTCTAGCACTTTGCGGTACATTGAATTTCAGAAGCAGAAAGGTGGAACCATAGGCGAAAAATATGAACAAATAAAGACAAGTTCATGA